A single genomic interval of Pochonia chlamydosporia 170 chromosome 7, whole genome shotgun sequence harbors:
- a CDS encoding tetratricopeptide repeat domain-containing protein (similar to Neosartorya fischeri NRRL 181 XP_001258983.1): MAETPKLDDYTIVLFCPLVIEHRAARLILDEVHNGVPERSPGQTVLYTLGKIASHNVAIAGYPAGEVGIGISGSMVSEALRDFPNLEAGILVGIAAGIPSPTRDIRLGDVAVAVPDGDRPGVIGYDLVKVGDEEVRIKQWQNSTHSLFRSVITGIQVREGSPGLNFTRHLSSESAEFQRPGPLPTSSEFPTSTIRHQPRAHYGTILSGNSVIKNKRRRDELRDQYNGIAIEMEAAGMMTRLPVAVIRGISDFADANKNDEWHAYAAATAAAYAKEVIIGLGPRKLITDTTSVISSNVNSLLSLTLPEQCSFVGREAEMAKLEEWVGFSPVQQSQKSIVALWGFSGVGKSQLASAFVKRQRDKSLDYDIFWLRGDTKESFGQSIVSLLKASTSSVDASSEPLGDHQEQRTVLINSFFTELKKRSRSRWLLVVDDMSSDTAMQQYVHGCISSLPHGSVILITRSAEVAARYHRRIEVKGLPETDAITMFSRETDEKFLGCDEDVLELSMLLNCHPLSLKLAASAIMFYPFSISEYISRWKMRRLDESLPMDKTVLRSFEISFEELDRFNPLATKLLTLFAFLDHRDMWYDLCLAATDEDADGDDYPDWLLQIMSEGNFHDYYLPMRNLSFVEAKPGSDHEYTYELHPAIHDYARWRVRDSEEEYIRCAISLVAANVPRSTDEDFLEIAKRLEPHADQCKIYMEQDRAGPSLDLVELEKFANLFRQLGRYEESSHLCDGILDILRNEDQPDQSTFHMIAGIENNLGLVYHSQRKYDLALQAFNSSYNRQLQLHTPDQDAAMSTIYNKGRSLLMLGNLDDALQLLHHARQHFTPASSPFLTTTTDENHRLTNRILNDIGEIHLRKNDIDQAEQYFKAAFDSQKQIMPLHPSTFAIRLNMGRICVERLRFETANRIFTFIISTYTEWWGRGHFETMRAIAELADSYLRYGETLRLMNGSGDAELSMAGELWRELLGFYEEMYGKGSDVAALAREKLMRVRMDCVEDLYSEYC; this comes from the exons ATGGCAGAGACACCAAAGCTCGATGATTATACCATTGTATTGTTCTGCCCACTGGTTATTGAGCACCGCGCAGCCCGCCTGATCCTGGATGAAGTTCATAATGGGGTTCCAGAGAGATCTCCAGGGCAGACGGTGTTGTACACGCTGGGCAAAATTGCCAGCCACAACGTCGCCATTGCTGGATATCCTGCTGGCGAGGTTGGGATTGGCATTTCGGGAAGCATGGTCTCCGAGGCATTGCGAGATTTCCCTAACCTCGAGGCCGGCATACTTGTTGGTATTGCTGCAGGTATTCCCTCTCCAACAAGAGACATTCgccttggagatgttgccGTCGCTGTCCCTGACGGGGACCGACCCGGCGTCATTGGTTATGACTTGGTGAAAGTTGGAGACGAAGAGGTTCGGATCAAACAGTGGCAAAACTCGACACATTCTCTTTTTCGGTCTGTAATCACCGGCATCCAGGTCCGTGAGGGATCCCCAGGGCTCAACTTTACCCGCCATCTGAGTTCCGAGTCAGCAGAGTTCCAGAGGCCAGGTCCCCTTCCGACCAGTAGTGAGTTCCCAACTTCCACTATTCGTCACCAGCCTCGGGCTCATTACGGCACCATACTTTCTGGGAACAGCGTGATTAAGAATAAGAGACGGAGGGATGAGCTACGAGATCAATACAATGGAATCGCAATCGAGATGGAAGCAGCCGGTATGATGACGAGACTCCCAGTAGCGGTTATTCGAGGAATCAGCGACTTTGCAGATGCAAACAAAAACGACGAGTGGCACGCCTATGCTGCTGCCACAGCGGCAGCATATGCAAAGGAGGTCATCATCGGCCTTGGTCCACGCAAACTCATCACTG ACACGACATCCGTCATCtcatcaaatgtcaactcCCTTTTGAGCCTCACCCTCCCAGAACAGTGCTCATTTGTGGGCAGGGAAGCCGAGATGGCAAAGCTGGAAGAGTGGGTGGGATTCAGTCCTGTCCAGCAGTCGCAAAAGTCGATTGTTGCGCTCTGGGGTTTCAGTGGTGTAGGTAAATCACAGCTCGCATCCGCATTCGTGAAAAGGCAAAGGGATAAGAGTCTTGACTATGACATTTTCTGGCTTAGAGGAGATACCAAAGAGTCATTTGGCCAGAGCATAGTCAGCCTTCTCAAAGCATCTACGAGCTCTGTTGATGCCAGTTCTGAGCCATTGGGAGATCATCAAGAGCAACGAACAGTGCTGATTAACTCTTTCTTTACTGAGCTTAAAAAGCGTTCACGGAGCAGATGGTTGCTCGTGGTCGACGACATGTCAAGTGACACGGCCATGCAACAATATGTACATGGCTGCATCAGTTCCCTACCACACGGCTCGGTTATCCTCATCACGAGAAGTGCAGAAGTTGCGGCCAGATACCATCGGCGGATAGAAGTGAAAGGACTCCCTGAGACAGATGCCATCACCATGTTCTCACGGGAGACTGATGAGAAGTTCCTAGGATGCGATGAAG ACGTTCTTGAGCTCTCAATGTTACTCAACTGCCATCCTCTTTCTCTGAAACTAgcggcatcagccatcatgTTCTACCCCTTCAGCATATCCGAGTACATCTCAAGGTGGAAAATGCGACGTCTCGATGAAAGTCTCCCGATGGACAAGACTGTGTTACGCTCATTCGAGATCAGCTTTGAGGAACTCGACAGATTCAATCCTCTGGCAACCAAACTGTTGACACTATTTGCCTTTCTAGATCACAGAGATATGTGGTATGATCTCTGCTTAGCTGCTACCGACGAGGACGCCGACGGCGACGACTATCCAGACTGGCTCCTTCAAATAATGTCGGAAGGCAACTTTCACGACTACTACCTCCCGATGCGTAATTTATCATTCGTCGAGGCCAAACCCGGCAGCGACCACGAATACACATACGAACTCCATCCAGCAATCCACGACTACGCCAGATGGAGGGTAAGAGACAGTGAAGAAGAGTACATCAGATGCGCCATATCCTTGGTTGCAGCAAACGTCCCACGCTCCACAGACGAAGATTTTCTCGAGATAGCAAAGCGCCTAGAACCGCACGCGGACCAATGCAAAATCTACATGGAGCAAGATCGAGCCGGGCCGAGCCTAGATCTCGTGGAGCTCGAAAAGTTCGCAAACCTATTTCGCCAACTCGGCCGCTACGAAGAATCCTCTCACCTCTGCGACGGAATCCTCGACATCCTCAGAAACGAGGACCAACCCGACCAATCCACATTCCACATGATAGCCGGTATAGAAAACAACCTTGGCCTAGTCTACCACTCACAACGGAAATATGACCTCGCCCTGCAGGCGTTCAACAGCTCATACAACAgacaactccaactccacaCACCGGACCAAGACGCCGCCATGTCAACAATATACAATAAGGGCAGAAGCCTCCTAATGCTAGGCAACCTAGACGACGCTCTCCAACTCCTACACCACGCACGCCAACACTTTACCCCAGCCTCATCGCCAtttctcaccaccaccacagacGAAAACCACCGGCTGACCAACCGCATCCTCAACGACATTGGCGAAATCCACCTCCGCAAAAACGACATCGACCAAGCAGAGCAGTACTTCAAAGCCGCATTCGACAGTCAAAAGCAAATCATGCCCCTCCACCCCTCCACCTTTGCCATCCGCCTCAACATGGGCCGCATTTGCGTCGAGAGGCTCCGGTTCGAAACTGCAAACAGGATATTCACATTCATAATCTCCACATATACAGAGTGGTGGGGAAGAGGACATTTCGAAACCATGCGCGCGATAGCCGAGCTGGCGGATTCATATCTACGGTATGGCGAAACGCTACGTCTTATGAATGGGAGTGGTGATGCGGAACTTTCTATGGCGGGGGAGCTGTGGCGCGAATTACTTGGTTTCTATGAGGAGATGTATGGGAAGGGGTCCGATGTGGCGGCTCTGGCGAGGGAGAAGTTGATGCGTGTGCGGATGGATTGTGTGGAGGATCTGTATAGTGAGTATTGCTGA
- a CDS encoding fungal hydrophobin domain-containing protein, with protein MKVTTTLIALAAAAMAAPTPDGWSDGWDGDDGSGISDICNNNRPYMVCCDAPTGVLTNLLCNLAVLGDTCSSSTFCCSAPPQNGLVNIGLNCVRV; from the exons atgaAGGTTACTACCACTCTCATTGCtcttgcagctgctgccatggctgctccCACCCCCGACGGCTGGAGCGACGGTTGGGACGGTGACGATGGCAGTGGCATTTCGGATATCTGCAACAATAACCGTCCATATATGGTCTGTTGCGACGCCCCGACGGGCGTCCTGACCAATCTACTCTGCAATCTTGCCGTTCTTGGCGAcacctgcagcagcagcaccttTTGCTGCTCGGCTCCTCCTCAG AACGGCTTGGTCAACATTGGTCTTAACTGCGTTCGGGTTTAA
- a CDS encoding glycosyl transferase family protein (similar to Metarhizium acridum CQMa 102 XP_007810307.1), whose translation MTSIPVNSDKAWVTLITNDSYLPGLLTLNHSLRAVKSAYPLIALYTPSFPASGLAALSRRGIPSLPVPYIAPKSGKKYVQDARFNDCWTKLVVFSLAQFSRVVQLDSDMLVLKNMDELMDLPLDPVALSESGTVETSKRVFASGHACVCNPLKKSHYPANWVPSNCAFTHQHDDPDRAQVEGADPSKSLGDLNSGLLVVNPSKVLFDQIMKHMDAHGEGFSFPDQDLLADLYRGRWVPLPYIYNALKTMRTEGVHHQIWRDGEVKNVHYILSPKPWAESNGHSEINGWWVDANARRLEQEREDGISDEVSV comes from the exons ATGACGTCCATACCCGTTAACTCAGACAAAG CCTGGGTTACACTCATAACCAACGACTCCTACCTCCCAGGCCTCCTCACTCTCAACCACTCACTCCGTGCCGTTAAATCTGCCTATCCGCTGATAGCTCTCTACACTCCGTCTTTCCCAGCCTCCGGTCTCGCCGCTCTCTCACGTCGCGGGATCCCGTCTCTGCCAGTCCCATACATTGCACCTAAATCCGGCAAGAAATACGTCCAAGATGCGCGGTTTAACGATTGCTGGACAAAACTCGTCGTATTTTCACTCGCCCAGTTCTCACGTGTGGTACAACTCGATTCTGACATGCTCGTTCTCAAAAACATGGACGAGCTAATGGACCTCCCGCTTGATCCCGTCGCTCTCAGTGAAAGCGGCACCGTCGAGACGAGTAAGCGAGTATTCGCATCCGGACACGCCTGCGTCTGCAACCCGCTCAAGAAATCTCACTACCCGGCGAATTGGGTCCCCTCGAATTGCGCGTTCACACACCAGCATGACGATCCGGACAGAGCGCAAGTGGAAGGCGCTGATCCGTCAAAGAGCCTGGGCGACTTGAACAGTGGACTGCTTGTCGTTAACCCGTCCAAGGTCCTGTTCGATCAGATTATGAAGCATATGGATGCCCATGGGGAAGGCTTCAGCTTTCCAGATCAGGATTTACTAGCCGATTTGTATAGGGGGCGATGGGTGCCACTGCCGTACATCTACAATGCTctgaagacgatgaggactGAGGGAGTTCATCACCAGATTTGGAGGGATGGGGAGGTGAAGAATGTGCATTATATATTGAGCCCGAAGCCGTGGGCGGAATCCAACGGTCATAGTGAGATTAATGGGTGGTGGGTGGATGCCAATGCGCGGAGGTTGGAGCAGGAGAGGGAAGATGGGATATCAGACGAGGTTTCGGTCTGA
- a CDS encoding autophagy regulatory protein Atg2 (similar to Neosartorya fischeri NRRL 181 XP_001258458.1), translating to MAALFQSFRGSGMPKRLLRYALSRLDLLDAEALDMENLDLALGRNTVFEFRDVGIKLKKLQKLLSLPPTFGLERAKVLLLRITIPMDFYTSPIIVQVDGVDVRLKVLGDTSNTSRGPSNTQMQEASVVPNTADLAQSFLETEPLSERRQLEDALAAETSDLGASVSMSEDGSEDESPFGTGQPLSLPGFLADFLQGIVDRTQIGIKNVAFQLDLEVPAELNSPKLEPVSFQIALGQVDVEGITAPPQGESNDAPQLVHREGKRHVSLSSIRACLISEADAFAALTRSPSTASPSLASSPAMTRNPPSRQATFLSQGSFHEQPMQGLQESFRDRLSGDDGSSDSQDYPLGDSEDALAIPYDLSDVEQALEEEPEEAPEDQGPLTPRASRYLDTHDLPQSSALFHSTIESDTTSPGQSQTASGLMEPEMTASHDNLAYAEQYHETGSSHLASSDLYSEGLPGAESQPQSGAASLADLAQSQLYTHEEAESMYMSAFSQTSEPQKSTPVDERVPDLSEELDTLPMEKPQDQEASPVMDEQQDVENSQDMKADDPQIATDVPPQDELEQPVEHQAEQSDIEPAEDTRPRTPTMPGGWDDSVDTLPDPVVPSVGKSDDTAPASAAQERATSDSDSTLSSPAFSRASLLQSERQPPFDAVPDVLADDGTATPRGPPKLVKEIMRLNNVSIYLPSQHQHLHVHVDSPESLSRLSQTLGQSSVYPQAPGAFSIHSSSSPRQPGPTDQESGDSSSTAALEINLSPVAINFDASIAFLLAMVVEKLLQAIKNDKRPPQQTPSSTKQESKPAAVPRLKIAAEEVTVNFLNRLSGLINPSHPHVDFPSFNADEEVLLNMTLLNLNVSSAPVSGDTKVAMMASRPALPKRGDVLTKIELEKFRFGYARGDILSFDCARQMSTSIRDSFLSTGHDIGIEIVQSGDMVRTNVETLPLVVQIDLQRLDETFGWFGGLSSFLNMSASMTSSPSPVAKSTQAPSPKPRGVRFDTPIDPKDKSASAQNKINLRVGGALVELVGKDCSVAAETSALKVVSRDEGIGLGCSRLRISGPYLRSSLADPAISTEIGGMRLEFLMAPKDTDLEKLLELIIPSKVKFDHENDEVMVDTLLRQRRKGSVLRATLDTVNVSVKNIAQLSALPALGEEIAKLAAVAKYLPEDDRPGLLTLTRVQKLSVSCELLETIGHIGCDIRELEVGQITVPSLVAVAVHGINVRRNSNEELIGSSLIENTTNGASNGPVLMVRMIGDEMEPVIKLKLQDLRFEYRVTTIMNFLNLGSDATPQDFEAGLAASVANLGDQAHTALAGQPASPTSQKSATPIKPTVLDVGLRDCVIGLNPYKLPSKMLVALTDAHVEAVLPNSGRTKVSVGISKASILLTDDVNQINSSGGRMGVPRVRSSSSVSRQVEELCALGFVDICYMSSASVVVIVIPDPESETKIEVEVRDDLLVLETCADSTQTLITLANALKPPTPPSKENKYRTKVLPVQDLLASISAEAFGRPEGEYDFDQDFAGAQEMAGSTSEDEFGSEKLLPVDSRFFGSQSAGEELFDATKSMEMSHDALMEDTNEGVLLTGFNQGQSELSQSGSDLVIHDNYYDQNTPEEHSARVWNSNSNSYDRAPPNLVKASPVKVSVRDAHVIWNLFDGYDWAGTRDVIAKAVEDVEIKATERQSRRSGMQVYEEEIEDEETIGDFLFNSIYIGIPSNRDPRDLARAINEGLNDNATETESVATTAITMNTNRTSRRSHPKSKRLRLHRSKHHKITFELQGVNVDMVMFPPDTVETVSSIDARVQNFDIFDHVPTSTWKKFATYDQDHGEREMGTSMIHIQLLNVKPIPDLAASEIVLRATVLPLRLHVDQDALDFITRFFEFKNDDVPVHASPSDIPFLQRAEVMDIPVKLDFKPKRVDYGGLRSGHTTEFMNFIVLEESRMVLRHVIIYGVAGFDRLGKTLNDIWMPDVRKNQLPGVVAGLAPVRSLVNIGSGFRDLVEIPLREYQKDGRVIRSISKGAVAFAKTTGTELVKLGAKLAVGTQYALQGAEDMLTERGQAEGSWEDDDLDPEDKKQISLYADQPTGVLQGIRGGFRSLSRDVNLARDAIIAVPGEVMATQSASGAAKVMWKRAPTIIFRPAVGVTKAIGQTLMGATNALDQDNKRRISEH from the exons ATGGCGGCATTGTTCCAGTCCTTTCGGGGCTCGGGCATGCCCAAACGCCTGCTCCGCTATGCCTTGTCGCGGTTGGATCTGCTAGACGCCGAGGCTCTTGATATGGAGAATTTGGATCTGGCTTTGGGACGAAACACGGTATTCGAATTCAGAGATGTTGGAATCAAGCTCAAG AAGCTTCAAAAACTCCTGAGTCTTCCGCCTACGTTTGGACTTGAGAGAGCCAAGGTGCTTCTCCTCCGCATAACCATACCCATGGACTTCTACACGAGCCCCATCATTGTCCAGGTCGACGGCGTCGATGTCCGCTTAAAGGTTTTGGGGGACACATCCAACACATCCCGCGGTCCTTCAAATACACAGATGCAGGAAGCGTCAGTCGTCCCTAATACGGCCGACCTTGCACAGTCGTTCCTGGAGACGGAGCCATTATCAGAAAGGAGGCAGCTGGAAGATGCGCTGGCTGCTGAAACCAGCGACTTGGGCGCATCCGTCAGCATGAGTGAGGATGGCAGTGAAGACGAGTCACCATTCGGCACGGGCCAACCGCTATCGCTTCCAGGATTTCTGGCAGACTTCTTGCAAGGCATTGTCGACCGAACCCAAATCGGCATCAAAAACGTTGCGTTTCAGCTGGACCTGGAGGTGCCTGCTGAGTTGAATTCACCCAAGCTGGAGCCAGTCTCGTTTCAAATCGcacttggccaagtcgacGTTGAAGGCATCACAGCACCGCCACAAGGTGAAAGTAATGACGCGCCGCAATTAGTCCACCGAGAAGGAAAACGACATGTTTCTCTGTCAAGCATCCGCGCCTGCTTGATATCTGAAGCCGACGCCTTCGCTGCATTGACTCGTTCGCCGTCAACAGCCTCACCATCCTTGGCGTCATCGCCCGCCATGACAAGAAACCCGCCTTCCCGCCAAGCCACTTTTCTATCACAGGGCAGCTTTCATGAACAGCCCATGCAAGGTCTACAAGAAAGCTTCAGGGACCGTCTATCCGGTGACGATGGCTCGTCCGATAGCCAAGACTACCCCCTAGGCGATAGTGAAGATGCCTTGGCAATACCGTATGACTTGTCAGATGTAGAACAAGCCCTTGAAGAGGAGCCCGAAGAGGCCCCTGAAGACCAAGGTCCATTGACTCCGCGTGCATCCAGATATCTCGATACTCATGACCTCCCGCAGTCCTCTGCGCTGTTTCATTCTACAATCGAGTCCGACACGACATCTCCGGGGCAGTCTCAGACAGCCAGCGGGCTGATGGAGCCAGAGATGACCGCCTCACACGATAACTTGGCTTACGCCGAACAGTATCATGAAACTGGCTCTTCTCATTTGGCCTCCTCGGACTTGTACAGTGAAGGACTTCCTGGAGCAGAGAGTCAACCGCAATCAGGGGCTGCGTCTTTAGCTGATTTGGCTCAATCGCAGCTCTATAcccatgaagaagcagaaagcATGTATATGAGCGCTTTCTCTCAAACCTCTGAGCCGCAGAAGTCGACCCCTGTGGATGAGCGTGTCCCAGACCTATCCGAGGAGCTGGATACTCTCCCCATGGAGAAGCCGCAGGACCAAGAAGCGTCTCCAGTAATGGACGAACAACAAGATGTAGAAAACTCCCAAGACATGAAAGCGGATGACCCACAGATTGCGACGGATGTGCCGCCCCAAGACGAATTAGAGCAGCCTGTAGAGCATCAAGCCGAGCAATCGGATATTGAGCCAGCAGAAGATACTCGGCCACGAACACCTACGATGCCCGGCGGCTGGGATGACAGCGTGGACACACTTCCTGACCCAGTTGTGCCCTCGGTTGGCAAAAGCGACGACACAGCACCGGCCTCAGCTGCGCAGGAGAGGGCGACATCCGACTCTGACAGCACATTGTCGTCACCCGCATTCAGCCGGGCTTCATTGTTACAATCAGAACGACAGCCTCCCTTTGACGCCGTACCTGACGTACTTGCGGATGATGGCACTGCGACACCTCGGGGCCCACcgaagcttgtcaaggaGATTATGCGACTTAACAACGTCTCAATCTACCTTCCgtcgcaacaccaacactTGCATGTTCATGTTGACTCCCCGGAATCGCTAAGCCGACTTTCCCAAACATTGGGGCAATCATCCGTCTATCCCCAGGCTCCAGGGGCATTCTCAATCCAcagctcttcatcaccgaGACAACCTGGGCCGACAGACCAGGAATCAGGAGACTCCAGCAGTACAGCGGCCCTAGAGATAAACTTGTCCCCAgttgccatcaactttgatgcATCCATTGCCTTTCTACTAGCTATGGTAGTGGAGAAGCTTCTCCAAGCGATCAAGAACGACAAGCGACCGCCTCagcaaacgccatcatcgACAAAACAGGAGTCGAAGCCGGCAGCTGTACCTCGTTTGAAAATTGCCGCCGAGGAAGTCACTGTCAACTTCCTTAACAGGCTCAGTGGCCTGATTAATCCTTCGCATCCGCATGTGGATTTCCCTTCGTTCAATGCTGATGAGGAAGTTCTCTTGAACATGACCCTTCTCAACTTGAATGTCTCCTCCGCTCCTGTATCAGGTGATACAAAggtggcgatgatggccaGCAGACCTGCCTTGCCTAAACGTGGCGATGTGCTAACCAAGATTGAGCTCGAAAAGTTCCGTTTTGGATACGCCCGAGGCGATATACTGTCGTTTGACTGCGCAAGGCAGATGTCAACATCTATCAGAGATTCGTTCCTTTCCACTGGTCATGATATTGGCATTGAAATCGTTCAATCCGGCGATATGGTCAGAACGAATGTGGAAACCCTTCCACTTGTTGTCCAGATTGACTTACAGAGGCTCGACGAGACCTTTGGTTGGTTCGGGGGACTCAGCAGCTTTCTTAATATGAGCGCGTCGATGACTTCCAGTCCCTCACCGGTGGCGAAGTCGACCCAGGCTCCGTCGCCGAAGCCGCGCGGTGTTCGATTTGATACACCCATTGATCCCAAAGACAAGTCAGCCTCGGCGCAGAACAAGATCAATTTGAGAGTTGGTGGCGCAttggttgagcttgtcggCAAAGATTGCAGCGTTGCTGCCGAGACCAGCGCGCTGAAAGTCGTCAGCAGGGACGAAGGCATAGGCCTTGGTTGCAGCAGATTGCGGATATCAGGGCCGTATCTCAGAAGTTCGTTGGCAGATCCAGCCATTAGCACAGAAATTGGAGGTATGAGATTAGAGTTCCTCATGGCACCAAAGGACACTGATCTTGAAAAGCTGCTGGAGCTCATAATTCCGTCCAAGGTGAAGTTCGACCACGAGAATGATGAAGTCATGGTCGATACTCTTTTGCGACAAAGGCGAAAGGGCTCGGTATTGAGAGCAACACTGGACACGGTGAATGTGTCCGTCAAGAATATTGCCCAGCTTTCTGCACTCCCTGCGCTTGGTGAGGAGATAGCGAAGCTCGCAGCCGTTGCCAAGTATCTACCCGAGGATGATCGGCCTGGCCTGCTCACTTTGACTCGAGTGCAGAAACTCTCCGTCAGTTGTGAGCTTTTGGAGACTATTGGCCACATTGGTTGCGACATACGAGAGCTTGAGGTGGGCCAAATTACTGTTCCTTCCCTGGTTGCGGTCGCAGTTCACGGCATAAATGTTCGGCGGAATAGCAACGAGGAGCTCATAGGGTCCAGCCTAATCGAGAACACAACAAATGGAGCATCGAACGGCCCTGTGCTCATGGTACGGATGATTGGGGACGAAATGGAGCCAGTTATAAAGCTTAAGCTTCAAGATTTGAGGTTTGAATACAGAGTCACAACCATTATGAACTTTCTGAACCTCGGAAGCGATGCTACGCCACAAGACTTCGAGGCTGGACTCGCTGCCTCTGTTGCAAATTTAGGGGACCAAGCTCATACAGCTCTCGCAGGACAGCCAGCCTCGCCGACCAGTCAGAAATCTGCAACTCCCATCAAGCCGACGGTTTTGGACGTGGGCCTGAGGGATTGTGTTATTGGGCTGAACCCTTATAAACTCCCCTCAAAAATGCTTGTGGCGCTTACTGATGCCCATGTGGAAGCTGTCTTACCTAATAGTGGCAGAACAAAGGTCTCCGTTGGCATCAGCAAAGCCTCCATTCTTTTGACAGATGATGTCAATCAAATCAACAGCTCAGGCGGCCGGATGGGAGTCCCCAGAGTGCGGTCGTCCTCCTCTGTTTCCCGACAGGTTGAAGAACTGTGTGCTTTGGGGTTTGTGGACATTTGCTACATGTCATCGGCCAgtgtcgtcgtcattgtcatccCTGACCCTGAAAGCGAGACAAAAATCGAGGTTGAAGTGCGGGACGACCTTTTAGTTTTGGAAACCTGTGCGGATTCCACACAAACTCTTATTACGTTGGCCAATGCCTTGAAGCCCCCGACACCGCCatcaaaagaaaacaaataCAGAACGAAGGTCCTGCCGGTCCAAGATCTTTTGGCATCCATTTCTGCCGAGGCGTTTGGACGACCAGAAGGCGAGTATGATTTCGACCAGGATTTCGCAGGAGCCCAAGAGATGGCAGGTAGCACTTCCGAGGACGAATTTGGCAGCGAGAAACTGCTTCCGGTGGACTCGCGATTTTTTGGTTCCCAATCTGCCGGTGAAGAGCTGTTTGACGCGACCAAGAGCATGGAAATGTCGCATGACGCCTTGATGGAGGACACAAATGAAGGCGTTTTGCTCACCGGATTCAATCAAGGGCAAAGCGAGTTGTCCCAAAGCGGCAGTGACCTGGTGATACACGACAACTACTACGATCAAAACACCCCTGAAGAGCATTCGGCCAGGGTTTGGAACTCAAACAGCAATTCGTATGACAGGGCGCCCCCCAATCTTGTCAAGGCTAGTCCGGTCAAAGTGTCCGTGCGGGATGCACATGTTATCTGGAACCTGTTTGATGGATACGACTGGGCGGGCACTCGCGATGTTATTGCCAAGGCGGTTGAAGATGTGGAAATCAAGGCAACCGAGCGTCAGTCCCGACGATCCGGTATGCAGGTGTAcgaggaagaaattgaagacgaggagacCATCGGGGACTTTCTCTTCAATTCGATCTACATTGGAATACCCTCCAACCGCGATCCTCGGGACTTGGCGCGGGCGATCAACGAAGGTCTCAACGATAACGCTACAGAGACAGAGTCGGTTGCCACAACAGCCATAACAATGAATACGAATCGGACCTCGCGACGCAGTCACCCCAAGTCTAAGCGCCTTCGTCTTCACCGCAGCAAGCATCACAAAATTACCTTTGAGCTTCAGGGGGTCAACGTCGACATGGTCATGTTCCCACCGGACACTGTAGAGACTGTCAGCAGCATCGACGCGCGGGTTCAAAATTTCGACATCTTTGACCACGTGCCCACTTCTACATGGAAAAAGTTTGCGACATACGACCAAGATCATGGCGAACGTGAAATGGGCACGAGCATGATTCACATTCAACTGTTGAACGTGAAGCCGATTCCGGATTTGGCTGCTTCGGAAATTGTTCTGCGGGCAACCGTCTTGCCACTCCGACTGCACGTCGACCAAGACGCCTTGGACTTCATTACTCGGTTCTTCGAGTTCAAGAACGACGATGTACCTGTTCATGCGTCGCCAAGCGATATCCCATTTCTCCAGCGCGCGGAGGTGATGGATATTCCGGTCAAGCTCGACTTTAAGCCGAAGAGGGTCGACTACGGCGGTCTTCGGTCGGGCCACACTACCGAGTTTATGAATTTTATCGTGCTTGAGGAGTCTCGGATGGTTCTCCGACACGTCATCATTTATGGCGTTGCAGGATTTGATCGTCTAGGCAAGACACTCAACGACATTTGGATGCCGGACGTTCGAAAGAACCAATTGCCCGGGGTTGTGGCCGGACTTGCACCCGTTCGATCCCTCGTCAACATTGGCAGTGGGTTCAGAGACTTGGTCGAGATTCCCTTGCGAGAATACCAAAAGGATGGTAGAGTCATTCGAAGTATTTCGAAAGGAGCAGTCGCATTTGCCAAAACCACTGGCACAGAACTTGTCAAGCTGGGCGCAAAACTAGCCGTGGGAACGCAATATGCTCTCCAGGGGGCCGAGGATATGCTCACAGAGCGTGGCCAGGCAGAAGGTAGCTGGGAGGACGACGACCTAGACCCCGAAGACAAGAAACAGATTTCGCTGTATGCCGACCAACCTACGGGCGTTTTGCAAGGCATCCGCGGTGGGTTCAGATCCCTATCGAGAGACGTCAATCTCGCGAGAGACGCCATCATCGCGGTACCAGGAGAAGTCATGGCGACTCAATCGGCCAGCGGAGCCGCCAAAGTGATGTGGAAGAGAGCCCCGACCATCATATTCCGACCCGCCGTTGGAGTAACAAAGGCTATTGGACAGACATTGATGGGAGCGACGAATGCCTTGGATCAAGATAATAAGAGGCGGATCAGTGAG CATTAA